The genomic DNA GTGGGATTCACCCAGGCGCCCGAGTTGCAGGAGCTGGCGGAACTGTCGAAGGAAAGCGGCATCCCGCTGGCCGAAGATATCGGCAGCGGATACCTCTTTCCCACCGGCCATCCGGCTCTGGAGCAAGAGCCGACGGCCCAGATGGCCATCGACCTGGGGGTCGACCTGGTGTGTTTCTCGGGGGACAAGCTTCTGGGCGGACCTCAGGCGGGCATCGTGGCCGGACGGCAGGATCTCGTCAACCGACTGCGCAAGAATCCCCTCATGAGGGCCTGCCGCATCGACAAGACCACCTACGCGGCCCTGGAACGCGTCCTCATTGAATACGAAACGGGACGCTGGCAGGAAACCTTGCCCATCTACCAGATGCTCTCGCTGACGGCCGGCGAGCTGGAGCGGAGGGCCCAGGAACTGGGCGAGCGCCTGGCCGAGAAAGCCGGCCAATACGTGCGCTGGAAAGTGGTGGATGGAGAATCGCTGGTCGGCGGCGGATCGGCTCCCGGCCAACGCTTGCCCAGTCGACTGCTTTCACTGCAAACCTCCTCCTCTCCGTCGGCCGTGGAGGAGCGGCTGCGGCGCCATCAGCCGCCCGTCCTGGTGCGAATCGAGCGCGACCGCCTGCTGATCGATCTGCGAACCGTCTTCCCGCAGGAACAAGACGACCTGATGCGGGCCCTGCAATGGGCTCTGCAGGACCGATCACTTGACCCCGTCAAGCGCGCATAGCAGAGTAGGCGCGTGGACGGACTGTGGGCAGCTTTACGGGCGGGTCAGTGGGTTAAGAACGTGCTGCTGGCCGCTCCGCTGGTGTTGTCGCACCAGATCGGACGCTGGGACCTGTGGGCGGCCACGGCAGCCTCCTTTGCGCTTTTCAGCCTGGCGGCTTCCTCGGTCTACCTGGTCAACGACGTGCTCGACTTGGGCAGCGACCGGCACCATCCCGTCAAGAAGAAGCGTCCCCTGGCCGCCGGACGCATCTCCGTCCGCGCCTCGCTGACAGCCTCGGCCCTCCTTGCTGCGGGCGTCCTGGCAGTTTCGTCGGTCTACCTGCCCGCGGGCTTTCTGCTGGCGCTGGCCTCCTATCTGGTTGTGGCCCATTTCTATTCCCTGCTGCTCAAGAAGCTGATGCTCATCGACGTCTTCGTGCTGGCGGTGCTCTACGGCCTGCGGGTGGTGGCAGGCGGTCAGGCCACGGGAATCGAAGTCTCCTACTGGCTGCTGGCGCTGACCGTCTTTCTCTTCGTCTCCCTGGCCTTTGCCAAGCGTTGCGCCGAGATCCGCCTGCAGTCCGGACGG from Acidobacteriota bacterium includes the following:
- a CDS encoding UbiA prenyltransferase family protein gives rise to the protein MDGLWAALRAGQWVKNVLLAAPLVLSHQIGRWDLWAATAASFALFSLAASSVYLVNDVLDLGSDRHHPVKKKRPLAAGRISVRASLTASALLAAGVLAVSSVYLPAGFLLALASYLVVAHFYSLLLKKLMLIDVFVLAVLYGLRVVAGGQATGIEVSYWLLALTVFLFVSLAFAKRCAEIRLQSGR
- the selA gene encoding L-seryl-tRNA(Sec) selenium transferase translates to MIKQQVLQQLPSIDSILQRQGVRSLVEEYSRELVIEHARQWVEELRTQALGGEMDAGQLAQRSAGVEDDLARSLRLRLRPSLRRVINASGVILHTNVGRAPIAPFVAEWMGKLAGSYSNLEYNLETGRRGQRDQHFEARLTRLLGCQAASVTNNNAAALFLILNTLARGKQVLVSRGELIEIGGSFRLPSIMEASGALLREVGTTNKTRISDYRQAMGEETALIMRVHPSNYKVVGFTQAPELQELAELSKESGIPLAEDIGSGYLFPTGHPALEQEPTAQMAIDLGVDLVCFSGDKLLGGPQAGIVAGRQDLVNRLRKNPLMRACRIDKTTYAALERVLIEYETGRWQETLPIYQMLSLTAGELERRAQELGERLAEKAGQYVRWKVVDGESLVGGGSAPGQRLPSRLLSLQTSSSPSAVEERLRRHQPPVLVRIERDRLLIDLRTVFPQEQDDLMRALQWALQDRSLDPVKRA